Genomic window (Jeotgalibaca ciconiae):
ATCGAAGAAAAGGATGGAAGAAAAATGAAGACGATTATGTTAGTTTATTCGGCAGGAATGAGCACCAGTTTGTTGGTTTCAAAAATGAAAGCTGCAGCAGATGAAAAAGGAGTGGAGGCAGATATTTTTGCTATTTCCAGTTCAGAAGCAACGGAATTATTAAATAAAAAATCAACCGATGTTCTATTGTTAGGTCCTCAAGTTCGCTTTATGAAAGCTCAGTTTGAAAAAGAGACAGCAAGTAAGAATATACCAGTAGAAGTAATTGACATGCGTGATTATGGATTAATTGATGGGTTAAAAGTATTGAACACTGCTTTAGAATTGATAGGTGAATAAAAATAG
Coding sequences:
- a CDS encoding PTS sugar transporter subunit IIB; amino-acid sequence: MKTIMLVYSAGMSTSLLVSKMKAAADEKGVEADIFAISSSEATELLNKKSTDVLLLGPQVRFMKAQFEKETASKNIPVEVIDMRDYGLIDGLKVLNTALELIGE